AGGTGTGAATGTCTCATTTACTCTGACACTGCTGTGGTCTTCTTTTCTCAGGAACAGCTTTATTCACTCAGTCATACGTGCAGAAAGAAGACCCTGCTCCTTACTTAGTGTACCTTAAGTCTAACTTCAACCCCTGCGTGGGTGTCCTcatcaaggccagctgggtgctgGCCCCATCACACTGCTATTTGCCGTGAGTGTTGAACATCCCCTCCCCAGATGGGTTCTGCTCATCCTAGACCAGTGACTCTCAAGCAGGGACCACTTTTCCCCAAGATTTGTTTAGGAAAGTCTGAAGGTACTCAGGGTTTTCACAGCCAGAGAACAGTACTACTGGCATCTATTGGAAAGCACCCTAGGAAGAGGACGCTAAAATTCCTATATAATCGACATGTCTCCACCTCATACTCTGAAAGACTGTTTCATGCTATGCCTCCGCCGCTGTCTGAAAGACTGTTTCATGCTATGCCTCCGCCGCTGCCCCATCAggttttttagttattttttttttcatctggaaGTATGATTATATTTAATCAATCAGGGGCTCAGCAGGTAATTCAAATTCATAAActgagtaaattaaaaagaatttttttaaaggaactcaTTGTAAAGAGACCGTTCCATGCCAAACAGGAGAAATAATGAGGAAATACAGTGACCATTCTTATCCTAAGAGGAAAGAATGATTCTAATAGAATAACACTGAGCCCTGCATGAAAATACTATCTGATAGGAACAGTGACTTTTGCCAAAAGATGTTAAAACAATCTGTGACAATGCTCCTGGAAAGGATCTGGGAAGATAAATACTCCATCAGCCTTCTCTCTCCAAATACTTTCTCGAACTTCCTGTTGACTAGAAGCCAGAGAAGAAAGCTCATTGATTTAAACCACACCACCTTCCAAATCTTCAAATAGGGGGAAAGGAGGAGTCGGTGGTTGGCTTGCTATTCAGCGTTCTGTTCATTTCATTCTCATGCGTCCACTGAAACGGAAATTACCCACTTGGATAATTGAGGCCCAAAGAGGGCCGAATACTAGTGTttacattcattatttttctgccCCCTGCACTATGTTCAAAAACAGTAATTAAAGACTCCATTGTTTACTGTGAGTACAAGTAAATTACTACTGTGACTGTAAAGTGGGAATTAACGTAAGATCCACGGCACAGACTTATTGTGAGTAAAAGATAACCCAGATAGATACAGCACTTGTCATAGTGTCTTGCACACTGTAGCATCTGATACCCAAaattatgatggtggtggtgagttatgatgatggtgatggtgatgatggtgatgatgatgatgatggtaatgatgatagggtggtggtggcgatggtggtagtggtgatagTAATAGTGATTTCTTCcaatctcttcttcctccagaaaTCTGAGGGTCATGTTGGGAAATTTCAAGAGCAGAGTCAGAGATGGGACAGAGCAAACAATTTATCCCATCCAGATCATCCGCTACTGGAATTATAGCCATGTCGCCCCACAGGATGACCTCATGCTTATTAAACTAGCTAAGCCTGCCACCTTCAACCACAAAGTCCAGGTTCTTCCCATAGCCACCCACAATGTCCGGCCAGGCACTGTCTGCACAGTTTCAGGTTTGGACTGGAGCCAAGAAAACAATGGTAAGTGCACTGTCCACAGCAAATGAAGCTGTTGGTTTCACCCTTAATGAGGAGCATCCGTGTCCTCAGAGCTGTGAGATGAGATGGAGCAGAATATGGCTCAAGGCCAAAGGGCAAAGCTACTGGAGTGGTCTAGGAAAAAAGACCTGTCTAGAACCCCAATGCTTCTCTGTTGTCGGGGTGTAAGAACTTCCATTGGCCTCTGCAGGACTTTAGCAGCTGGACCCCATAGGCCATCTGACTGCATAGAGACTATACACCTCATTGTCACAGACACAATTTGCATTAAGGAGACAattgccctacacacacacacacacacacacacacacacacactattgggCACAGACATATTCATTTCACATATAAAGGACATCCCTGGAGAGCCTAAATCAGATCATTTGTAGATACAGAGTAGAAAGAAAATTGCATTCCAAAGCACATAAGACTACATGATATTGGTAAGGTGCTACTATGTGCACCTGGTACAGCATttgtaaaatgaagagaaaatgaagggtTAATTCTCATTAACacaaaactttctctttttttttctttcctttttcatatgTCTTATTTTCCTTATGCATACACAAAATACTGCCATTGACGTACAGGTGGTTAGGACTAGGGATAAGTAACAGTCGTGAGCTGAGCCCGCTGTTGTTTTTTCCCTCAGGCAGGCATCCTGACTTAAGGCAGACTCTGGAGGCTCCAGTGATGACTGACAAAGACTGCAAGAAAACTGAGCAAGGGAGCAGTCACAGGAACTCCTTATGTGTCAAATTTGTGAAAGTATTCAGCCGAATTTTTGGGGTAATCTTTTTGTCTATGTtcagatttcatttatttgtatgtctcTAGCTGACTGTTTAatcacaatatattttaatttccaaGTAATTTCTGAGGATATGATAAGGATTGAACAATAACACCTGCATTTTTTCAGTCATAGTCCTTCCTACAAATGATCTTTATTTATTAAAGAGCATCATATATGCCTGGCTAGTAACATACTTCTGGTGTTCATTCTCATAGctgaaaaaaaaagctgtgaaaACAAgcattgctttaaaattttaaattttctctctctctctctccctccctcccttcttcccctcccctctctggcAGGAGGTGGCCGTAGCTACTGTCATTTGTAAAGGCAAGCTCCAGGGAATTGAAGTTGGACACTTCATGGGAGGGGATGTTGGCATCTATACCAATCTTTACACATATGTACCTTGGATTGAGAAAGCCACTAAGGACACCGTGAGATGATGTCCTGTGTTTCCCTCTGCATCCCATGGTGGTCTCTGCCATTGGTTAAAGGAACTTACCCAGTCCCTAAACTCAAATAAACTCCCTAAGTAGAGAGTTTGGGATGCAGTGCACTGAGAGCCTACGTCTTATTTTTATCCGTGCCCACACTACATCACGATGGCAAAAAAATGGGCTGCTATCATATTGCGCAGGGGTCTGCTATCCAGTGTGTGTTGTGCCCACAGCAAGCCTTTGAAGTTATCATTTTTTATCTCCCTTTACAAAACACGTTTTGAGGCTAAAAAACATTACTATTAACTAGTAAATATCAAAGCATGGAATGGAATGTGAAACACCAGACTTTAAATCCTGTGCTTTTAGTGCAAATATACGGGAAAAATTCATGGTATTGCTGTGGGCTCAGgggtaatatatttaaaaaggagtGACACAGTAAGAAAACTCAGGACAGTTCATTAAGTTCAAAGAAGAGAGAAACTATGCCTGAGGGAAGGGCAGGCAGACTTGAAATCTTGGCAGCTGACAAAAAAGGGCAAATATATAGAGGGAGTTGTAAAATTATGCTTCCTAAGGGAAAAGAAGTCAGAAATGGGTGGGTTCAAGCAGAAACCTCACTGAATGAGTAGGGaagttttcattactattttacttctttttattaatttatttatttactctaccTCCTTGtcgtagcctcctccctcctctccttccagtcccatctgccctctcccctcccctcccctattcctcagaagaggggagcccccctacccacccaccccagctcatcagatcacatcaggattgagttcatcttcctcccctgtggcctggcaaggcagtcccatcacagggaagtgatcaaaaagcaggccacCGTGAGCTTCCACATTGAGCAGGGAGTTGTTCAGCGTCCAGCTTCCACTAGTGTGTAggctctttgttatttctgttgttgaggtccagctttaatccatagtgatctgatagagaacaatgggttaattcaatttCCTCGTATCGGCTGAGATTCGCTCTGCAATCGACTATGtggtcgattttggagaaggttccatgaggtggtgagaagaaaaggagggtgaAAAGTTCTGCACACATCTATTAGGCCCATTCAGTTCatgacctctgtgagtttcactatttctctatttagtttctgtttcaatgacctctCCATTGGTGAGTGGGAtggtgaagtctcccactattaaggTGTGGGGATTGATATGTGaattaagctttaaaaatgtttcttttataaatgcaGGTGACCTTGTattttggggcatagatgttcaggattgagatggctttttttgtggatttttccttttgatgagaatgaagtgtcctttcccatctaTTCTGATTAATTatggttgaatgtctattttattagatattaagatggctataccagcttgcttctagggtccatttgcttggaaacgGCTCATtacagccctttactctgagataatgtctgtatttgttgctgaggtgtgtttcttgtatgcagcagaatgttggatcttgtttatacatctattctgttagcctgtatgtttttattggagaattgactCCATTCATGTTGATAAAtgttagtgaccaatgattgtgaTTGCCTTTTATTGTAGTGTTGGCGGTGATAGCGTATTTGCATGCTTGTGCTTGTccatttggttttgctgttgtgaagttatttatatcctatgATTTCTTTGGTGTAGTTGACCTCAttgagttggagtttttcttctagtatcttctgtaaggtTATTCGtccatagatattgtttaaattttttttcatggacaATCTTGTTTTCATCCTTTATGGTGATTTAAAGCTTTGCTAGGTATAcaagtctgggctggcatctgtggtctcttggtatcttcatgacatctgcccaggcccttctgactttcatagtctctgttgagaagtcaggcgTGATTCTGATAAATCTCCCTTTATACATTACTTCGATTTTCTCTCTTGCCActattaatatcttttctttgatCTGGAGAATTAGtgctttaattattatgtggcaggatggatttattttctggtctagtctTTTTGGTGTTCTTTAAACCTCTTGTattttttaggttggggaaattttcttctatgattttcttgaaaatattttctggtccttagagcctggaatcttctttttcttctattcctattattgttaggttttgtcttttcatggtgtccttgatttcttgaatgttttgtgtcaggatttttttatttaatattttttgacagatgtattgatttcttcaattgtaacTTTTAGTGTTGCatacctctgtggttcctgttctctaacttttccatctccaagatttctcagtttgtgttttctttttctatttccattttcagatcttgaaccattttattaatttccttcacctgtttgatatTTTCTTGTATGTCCTTGATAGCCTGtatttgtttgattgtgttttcctgtgtttctttgagggatttattagTTCCCTCATTAAAACTTCTAACAACTTCATGAGCAGcaatttaaggtcattttcctgtgtttcagttgcATTAGAATGtccagtggggttttttttttaagggaggggCAGTTCTGATGgagccatattgccctggtttttgttggttgtgaTCTTACACTGATCTTTAGCCCTCTGGTTGTCTGTGGAGTTGGCTGTTTGTTCCAGGAAGCTGCTGGTTTTCTCAGGCCTTTGTgatgtagtgagatcctgtcagTCACCTCAAGACAGACAGCTAGTAGAGCTGAACTGAAGGCTGCATCTGTGTATCTCTGGAGTCTGGAGTCCTTTTCAGGATGGCAGGAAGTCAGGAAGAACAAGATGGCACTTTGGAGTCAGCCAGTACTGCGGGTTTCTTACCAAAAAGACACTACGTTCCCAACAATCAGATTCAACCCAGGCCCTGTATGCTCTTGTTGTCCAGCTGGTCTCCCCAGGGGGACCAGTGGAACCATGTATTGGATGCTGGTATCCAGGTGCTGTTGtcagggaagcagaaggaatCTGACATCTAGTTGGTAGAGCTGGAACCTTGGATCTGCCCTCTAGTATGCAGAAAGTGCTGGGTAATTTCCAGGAGTCCACGACCTGACCATGAGGGACTCCTGCACTAGGGAGACAGCCGCAATAGCGGTGCTGAAACTGTGCATCCCCAGTTCCCAGGATGTCCTCTACCATCTGGGAAACATCTATGTGTTAGTGTTTTAGAGTCAGCCACTAGATCCACAGTCACTGACTGTCTACAACTCACATATGGCACATCTGGCTGCTGCCATTGTGGAAGACatcctcttttacttttttttttaaagatttattttatttattgtatatgagtgctttatctgcagaagacagtatcagattacattatagatggttgtgagccaccatgtggttgctgggaattgaactcaggacctctggaagagctggcagtgcccttaaccactgagccatctctccagcccctcttttacTTCTTAAATAGATGTTAGAAAAGGTTGATGCTAATCTTACTAATAATtggcaaaagcagaaagaaatgtaTTCTATTTAACAGATCTAGCCATACTTCCTATTTCTCTTATTTGTTGGGTTTTACTGTGGGATGGGTATTAGTTACAttagttttttcattttaatgctgAAGCACCTAAAAGTAATACTTTAAAAGAGAAGAGGTTTATTTTTAGAGGTTTTATCCATGGTCTGTGGGTTCCTTGCTGTGGGTCTGAGGTAACACTAAGAAAAAATCATAGTGGAAAGGTGTGGTGGAGGGAAACTGTGTACCTGTGGCCAACGGAAGAAAAGAGAGTGAGGGTGAAAGGTGGGTAAAGATATCACCAGAACACATCGTCaatgatgtacttcctccaactagaCCCCACCTCCAAAAGTCATCAGCTCCTCCCAATAAAGCCATCAAATTATGAATCCACCACTGATAAAGGCAGAGCCCTCATGGTCCAGGCACTTCCTAAACACCCCACCCCTCACGTTGCATGGAGTAGCATGTGTCTTATAGGAACACAGGGGGGAGGGTACTTCATATCCAATCCTAATTTCTACAACAGTATTCTCCAGCCTACCTTATCTGCAATTATAAACTCGTTCACACCTTCCCAAActgcatgtttatatgtttattccCTGctcctcttgtttctctctctgtctctctgtctgtctctctgtctctctctctctctctctctcccaacttgAGAGTAGCAACAACACCACAGCATGGAAGCTACCTCACTTGAAATATTCTCCATCAAACAAATTCCTCCATTACATTTTAGTTCACTCTCATTCACATTCTTATGGCATGGGCAGAATGAAGCcaggttttgggggtggggttttttgtgttttgttttgttttgttgttgttgtttgtttgtttttagcaaaatACAATGACAAGTTGGTTTTATAACTAAAATATAGCTAGTCAAATTTAATAGAAAGGAATGAACTTAGGGTGAATGAGGTAATACCAAGCCTAATGGATAGAAGCTAAAAAGTTACTACTCTATTATGACAAATGTGAGGCTGAATTGTGTTTTACAAGAATGTAACCTTGACATCCACGCTCATTAACCAAGTAGCAGGTATTGATCACTATTATCTAGGTAGTGAAACCAatcaccaaaacaacaaaaaaagtatgaaaaaattACTGATTATAGGCAGGAGGGGGGCTAATGATGGTGAATCTTTCTGTACTGTTTGAGCTATGGTTAGTCATGTGCATATATTACATTCCATCAACTCAAACATTTACTCTAAGTTGATTCCACATCAAAGCATAATACATAGTTGAAAGaccacacgcacatgcacacacacacatacacacacatacacacacacacctcaactaCAATTCTGAAAATGCAAACTACAAAAGATGTAATTACATAGGATTCAATTCAAGAACAGAGATTTGCCTCCAGATTTGTATTCTTGCTAAAACACAAAGCAGCCTTACACCTGTCACAAATGAAATCATCCACAGAAAGGTAAAAAAATCAAATCCCAGAAGGTACAtgggaaataatataattttattgagGTATAATAGGCAAATtaaaaactttacattttatttgcatatacatatgaaatgaTTACCATAATCAAGTTATTTAACAATCCATGGCTTCACATAATGTTCTTCCTTCTATCCCTCTTTGCTCTCTCTAGTACCAAGAATAATACGCTCTTTTCTCCTAGTAAATTTCAAGTGTGTAATAGAGTATCAACTGTAGATCTCATGCTGCACATCGGTTAGATCAGCAGAACCTAACAGGCAGGCCTAACTAAAACGTGTGCCCCTTGCTAagtatctttctatttcccctcttccccacctcctAACAGCCACTGTCCTACTCTGTGTCTCTGAGTTTGTCTTCCAAACCCCATATCTCAGAGGATCATCTGTCATTCTGTACCTAGACTATTTTCTTAGCAGAATGTCCTCCAGGCTCATTTTTCTTTAGCAAAGATGACTGTatatgaataatattctattgcaAATTTATGTTCCATTTTATTTATGCAAAAGTGGTCATTAGGTTGGCTTCACATCTTGactatttttatgttcttaaagaaaataaaatcatgaaaattgtgATCTGTCAAGAGACCGGAACTTAGCTCCAAAGCAAAGCATATTATCAAGTTTGAAATATAAGTTGTTACTTCATGtgtttgaaattattaaaatctTAATCATTTCACAAGATAATCCTAGCATGGTATTGTGTGTCCTAGTAagatgtcaagagaacaaagctaaagtaaaaaagaaactggaagtcTTTCATCTGTATCATTTACCAGCTGATTATGTCTTGTATGAATCATGATACCAGTTTTGTCACCTATAAAGTGAAGATAGAATTAGTTATAACATACagttatgaaaagaaaatgagatagcctggcatggtggcgcatgcctttaatcccagcattcgggagtcagaggcagacagatcgatgtgagttctaggccagcctgatctatgaagtgagtccaggacagctaaggctacacacacacacacacacacacacacacacacacacacacacacacacacacacacacacgcacacacacacaaacacacacacatacacacacgcatagataggtagatagatacagagatacagagatatagatatatagagagaaatataATAATGTTAGGTTCAGTTAGCATTACTATAGTCAAAAAggacatctatttttaaaagactaatgtAACAGACACTCATCCTATAGCTAAAAATATCACCAAAAAGAagtactcattttattttaaa
The Acomys russatus chromosome 10, mAcoRus1.1, whole genome shotgun sequence genome window above contains:
- the Prss37 gene encoding probable inactive serine protease 37, translated to MKLTFYLAILAGTALFTQSYVQKEDPAPYLVYLKSNFNPCVGVLIKASWVLAPSHCYLPNLRVMLGNFKSRVRDGTEQTIYPIQIIRYWNYSHVAPQDDLMLIKLAKPATFNHKVQVLPIATHNVRPGTVCTVSGLDWSQENNGRHPDLRQTLEAPVMTDKDCKKTEQGSSHRNSLCVKFVKVFSRIFGEVAVATVICKGKLQGIEVGHFMGGDVGIYTNLYTYVPWIEKATKDTVR